From one Lotus japonicus ecotype B-129 chromosome 3, LjGifu_v1.2 genomic stretch:
- the LOC130742791 gene encoding cytochrome P450 704B1 — protein MGEETNMGGSLLLICLIASWFFIHRWSQRNKKGPKTWPFLGASIEQLMNYGRMHDWLVQYFSKSKTVVVPMPFTTYTYIADPANVEHVLKTNFNNYPKGEVYHSYMEVLLGDGIFNVDGELWKKQRKTASLEFASRNLRDFSTKVFRDYALKLSAILNQASILNQIVDMQELLMRMTLDSICKVGFGVEIGTLAPDLPDNSFAHSFDTANIIVTLRFIDPLWKIKKFLNIGSEAQLDKSIKVIDDFTYSVIRRRKAEIEDATKNGQQNQIKPDILSRFIELGGRNATDKSLRDVVLNFVIAGRDTTATTLSWATYMVMTHPHVADKLYLELKAFEENRAKEESFSLVQCDKGDPESFNQRVEQFSWLLNKDSLERLHYLHAVITETLRLYPAVPQDPKGVLEDDVLPDGTKIKAGGMVTYVPYSMGRMEYNWGPDAASFIPERWFKDGVLQNESPFKFSAFQAGPRICLGKDSAYLQMRMVLAILCRFYKFNLVPGHPVKYRMMTLLSMAHGLKLTIEKRP, from the exons ATGGGAGAAGAGACTAACATGGGAGGGTCATTGCTTCTGATCTGCCTGATTGCTTCATGGTTTTTCATACACAGATGGAGTCAGAGGAACAAGAAAGGCCCCAAAACTTGGCCTTTTCTTGGAGCTTCTATTGAGCAATTGATGAACTATGGTAGGATGCATGATTGGCTTGTCCAATATTTTTCCAAGTCCAAAACTGTTGTGGTTCCTATGCCGTTCACAACTTATACATATATTGCTGATCCTGCTAATGTGGAACATGTGCTAAAGACAAACTTCAATAACTATCCTAAG GGTGAAGTGTATCATTCTTATATGGAAGTGCTACTTGGAGATGGGATATTTAATGTTGATGGTGAGCTTTGGAAGAAACAAAGGAAGACTGCAAGCTTAGAGTTTGCATCAAGAAATTTGAGGGATTTCAGTACCAAAGTTTTCAGGGACTATGCTTTAAAACTCTCTGCAATTCTCAACCAAGCATCTATACTCAACCAAATAGTAGACATGCAG GAGTTGTTGATGAGAATGACTTTAGACTCCATATGTAAGGTGGGTTTTGGAGTGGAAATTGGAACTCTGGCTCCTGATTTACCAGACAATAGTTTTGCTCATTCCTTTGATACTGCAAATATCATAGTCACACTCCGCTTCATCGATCCACTATGGAAAATCAAGAAATTTCTAAATATAGGCTCAGAAGCACAACTTGACAAAAGCATCAAAGTCATCGATGATTTCACTTACTCAGTGATTCGGAGAAGGAAGGCAGAGATAGAAGATGCTACTAAGAATGGCCAACAAAATCAG ATAAAACCTGATATATTATCAAGATTCATAGAACTTGGAGGAAGAAATGCAACAGACAAAAGTCTGAGAGATGTTGTGTTGAATTTTGTGATTGCTGGCCGTGACACAACTGCAACAACTCTATCATGGGCCACATATATGGTGATGACACATCCTCACGTTGCTGACAAACTTTACTTGGAGCTCAAAGCTTTTGAGGAGAATCGAGCAAAGGAAGAGAGTTTTTCCTTGGTTCAATGTGACAAAGGGGACCCTGAATCATTCAATCAAAGAGTAGAGCAGTTTTCATGGTTATTGAATAAAGATTCACTAGAGAGATTGCACTATTTGCATGCTGTCATAACGGAGACACTAAGATTGTACCCTGCAGTTCCTCAG GATCCAAAAGGCGTTCTAGAGGATGATGTTTTACCAGATGGTACCAAAATAAAAGCAGGAGGCATGGTAACTTATGTGCCATATTCTATGGGAAGGATGGAGTATAATTGGGGACCTGATGCAGCTTCATTTATACCTGAGCGTTGGTTCAAAGATGGTGTTCTCCAAAATGAATCTCCATTCAAATTCTCAGCTTTTCAG GCTGGGCCAAGGATATGTCTTGGGAAGGACTCTGCATATCTCCAGATGAGGATGGTGCTTGCTATTTTGTGCAGATTTTACAAGTTCAACTTGGTGCCTGGTCATCCTGTGAAATACAGGATGATGACTTTGTTATCAATGGCACATGGCTTAAAGCTTACCATAGAGAAACGCCCCTGA
- the LOC130742792 gene encoding auxin-responsive protein SAUR78, with protein sequence MAKLGKLTKLKSAIKRWPSLTKLSRSNSCVSSNKEGGAASSKEQEQEQLHAVYVGKSRRRYLVNSDVIRHPLFQELVDRSCDEEIVVSCEVVLFEHLLWMLESAESQLGSMDELVEFYNCAC encoded by the coding sequence ATGGCTAAACTGGGAAAGCTCACAAAACTGAAGTCAGCAATCAAGAGGTGGCCCTCACTAACCAAGCTCAGCCGCAGCAACAGCTGCGTCTCCTCCAACAAAGAAGGCGGTGCCGCCTCCTCCAAAGAACAGGAACAGGAACAACTCCATGCTGTTTATGTTGGCAAGTCGCGTCGGCGCTACCTCGTGAACTCCGATGTCATCCGCCACCCTCTGTTTCAGGAGCTGGTGGACAGGTCTTGTGATGAGGAGATAGTGGTTTCGTGTGAGGTGGTTCTGTTTGAGCATTTGCTGTGGATGCTGGAAAGCGCTGAGTCTCAGTTGGGGTCCATGGATGAGCTGGTTGAGTTCTACAACTGTGCATGCTGA